A genomic region of Pseudomonas sp. KU43P contains the following coding sequences:
- a CDS encoding ABC transporter permease, protein MTTTPVRQEYEVQLEPLLSVPVERNLPLAQRLWQHGWLRKALILVVIAALWEGIARYQGNDLLLPTFLQTAAALWDGLVSGELPAKVGVSLVILLKGYVLGIVLAFGLTSLAVSTQLGRDLLGTLTSMFNPLPAIALLPLALLWFGLGDNSLIFVLVHSVLWALALNTYAGFLGVSETLRMAGRNYGLKGLRLVLHILVPAALPSILSGLKIGWAFAWRTLIAAELVFGASSGKGGLGWYIFQNRNELYTDKVFAGLAVVILIGLLVEGLVFNTLERLTVRRWGMQR, encoded by the coding sequence ATGACCACTACCCCTGTAAGGCAGGAATACGAGGTGCAGCTGGAGCCGCTGCTCAGTGTGCCTGTGGAACGCAACCTGCCGCTGGCCCAGCGCCTGTGGCAGCACGGTTGGCTACGCAAGGCGCTGATCCTCGTGGTGATCGCCGCGCTGTGGGAGGGCATCGCCCGCTACCAGGGCAACGACCTGCTGCTGCCGACCTTCCTGCAGACCGCAGCCGCCCTTTGGGACGGCCTTGTCAGCGGGGAGCTGCCGGCCAAGGTCGGCGTGTCGCTGGTGATCCTGCTCAAGGGCTATGTGCTGGGTATCGTCCTGGCCTTCGGCCTCACCAGCCTGGCTGTGTCGACCCAGCTAGGCCGCGATCTGCTGGGCACGCTGACGTCGATGTTCAACCCGCTGCCGGCCATTGCCCTGCTGCCGTTGGCCCTGCTGTGGTTCGGGCTGGGCGACAACAGCCTGATTTTCGTGCTGGTGCATTCGGTGCTCTGGGCGCTGGCGCTCAATACCTACGCGGGCTTTCTCGGCGTCTCGGAAACCTTGCGCATGGCCGGGCGCAACTATGGCCTCAAAGGGCTGCGGCTGGTACTGCACATCCTGGTGCCGGCGGCGCTGCCGTCGATCCTGTCGGGGCTGAAGATCGGCTGGGCCTTCGCCTGGCGCACCTTGATCGCTGCCGAACTGGTGTTCGGCGCCAGCAGCGGCAAGGGCGGGCTGGGGTGGTACATCTTCCAGAACCGCAACGAGCTGTACACCGACAAGGTGTTTGCTGGGTTGGCGGTGGTGATCCTGATCGGGCTACTGGTGGAGGGGTTGGTGTTCAATACCCTGGAGCGGCTGACTGTGCGGCGCTGGGGGATGCAGCGGTAA